A genomic window from Rhizobium sp. EC-SD404 includes:
- a CDS encoding DnaJ C-terminal domain-containing protein: protein MRNPYFILGVQPDAGKDEIKSAFRRLAMAFHPDQNPGDFGAQERFSEINAAYQILGNPDRRREFDEGLIDARGRRRPASAAGKRTADPFAASDINRRRPEPQERPEDIAERIFGEAFQQAKPAADAARAAGRTTINDAPGIDDVPLDGAPAEPRTEKATPARPQRSWSLFDRALKPLFGLMTPRDETRTSDSHTRLEVPLTTIINGGEHDVRRSDGSMASVKVPRGTIEGDIIRVPGQGDGSEAGGRGDLCVAIVYEKHERFRSDGRDLVLAVPLNLDQAVFGVTLSVESLDGPATIKIDPWSDSAASIRVTGRGLPTNGGARGDLVCELRLMLPAETDEKLTDLLRMQRGAWFV, encoded by the coding sequence ATGCGTAATCCGTATTTTATACTCGGCGTCCAGCCGGATGCCGGGAAAGATGAGATCAAGAGCGCCTTCCGGCGGCTCGCCATGGCATTTCATCCGGACCAGAATCCCGGGGATTTCGGTGCGCAGGAGCGCTTCTCCGAAATCAACGCGGCCTACCAGATCCTCGGCAATCCCGACCGCCGCCGCGAATTCGACGAAGGGCTCATCGATGCGCGCGGACGCAGGCGGCCAGCCAGCGCTGCGGGCAAGCGAACCGCCGACCCGTTCGCCGCATCCGACATCAACCGCCGCCGGCCCGAGCCTCAGGAACGGCCCGAAGACATCGCGGAACGCATCTTCGGCGAGGCCTTCCAGCAGGCAAAGCCTGCCGCCGATGCAGCGCGGGCTGCAGGACGCACGACCATCAACGATGCGCCGGGGATCGACGACGTGCCGCTGGACGGCGCGCCTGCCGAGCCGCGCACCGAAAAAGCCACCCCCGCTCGGCCGCAGCGCAGCTGGTCGCTCTTCGATCGCGCCCTGAAACCGCTTTTCGGCCTGATGACGCCACGTGACGAAACCAGAACGAGCGACAGCCACACGCGGCTCGAGGTGCCTCTGACAACGATCATCAATGGCGGCGAGCACGACGTGCGACGCAGCGATGGATCGATGGCCTCGGTGAAGGTTCCGCGTGGCACGATTGAAGGCGACATCATCCGCGTCCCCGGCCAGGGTGACGGGTCGGAGGCCGGCGGGCGTGGCGATCTCTGCGTCGCGATCGTCTACGAAAAGCACGAGCGGTTCCGCAGCGACGGCCGCGACCTTGTTCTCGCTGTGCCACTCAACCTGGATCAGGCCGTCTTCGGCGTGACGTTGAGCGTCGAAAGCCTCGACGGGCCCGCGACGATCAAGATCGATCCTTGGTCGGATTCCGCCGCCAGCATCCGCGTGACCGGTCGGGGACTGCCGACCAATGGCGGTGCGCGCGGCGATCTCGTCTGCGAGCTGCGGCTGATGCTGCCGGCTGAAACGGATGAAAAGCTGACCGATCTTCTGCGCATGCAACGGGGCGCCTGGTTCGTCTGA
- the fabI gene encoding enoyl-ACP reductase FabI produces the protein MDQATGLMRGKRGVIMGLANNRSIAWGIAKTLAENGAEIALTYQGDALRKRVEPLAAELGAIVAGHCDVADEETIDAVFAEIERQWGKIDFVVHAIAFSDKDELTGRYLETSRSNFARTMDISVYSLTAVTKRAEKMMNDGGSIVTLTYYGAEKVMPHYNVMGVAKAALEASVRYLAVDLGNRGIRVNAISAGPIKTLAASGIGDFRYILKWNEYNAPLKRTVTIEEVGRSALYLLSDLSTAVTGEIHHVDMGYHTVGMKAVDAPDISVVKD, from the coding sequence ATGGATCAGGCAACGGGGCTGATGCGCGGTAAGCGCGGCGTCATAATGGGCCTCGCCAACAACCGCTCGATTGCCTGGGGCATTGCGAAGACCTTGGCGGAGAACGGTGCCGAAATCGCACTCACCTACCAGGGCGACGCGCTGCGCAAGCGAGTCGAGCCCCTGGCGGCAGAGCTTGGCGCGATCGTCGCCGGCCATTGCGATGTTGCAGATGAAGAGACGATCGATGCCGTTTTCGCCGAAATCGAACGCCAGTGGGGCAAGATCGACTTCGTCGTCCACGCGATCGCATTTTCCGACAAGGACGAGCTGACCGGCCGCTACCTGGAAACGTCGCGTTCCAACTTTGCGCGCACGATGGATATCTCCGTCTATTCGCTGACGGCGGTGACCAAGCGCGCCGAAAAGATGATGAATGACGGCGGCTCGATCGTCACGCTCACCTATTACGGCGCCGAAAAGGTCATGCCGCACTACAACGTCATGGGTGTCGCCAAGGCAGCGCTCGAGGCGAGCGTGCGTTATCTCGCAGTCGACCTCGGCAATCGCGGCATCCGCGTCAACGCGATCTCGGCTGGACCGATCAAGACGCTCGCCGCGTCCGGGATCGGCGACTTCCGCTATATTCTCAAGTGGAACGAGTACAACGCGCCACTGAAGCGGACGGTCACGATCGAAGAAGTCGGGCGCTCGGCGCTTTACCTCCTTTCGGACCTTTCGACGGCCGTCACGGGCGAGATCCACCATGTCGACATGGGCTATCACACCGTCGGCATGAAGGCGGTCGATGCGCCGGACATTTCCGTCGTCAAGGACTGA
- a CDS encoding histidine phosphatase family protein: MLIYAIRHGQTDWNAEDRFQGARDIPLNDVGRAQARGNGRRLAEELGSAITDFDFVASPLGRTRETMELIRAELGLPVSDYRTDDRIIEVCFGEWETRTLEELSLDQADAVAQRDADKWHFIPPGSDAESYEILSWRVASWLSTVERPTICVCHGGVIRSLFKLVGQLPAEDAVVMPVHQDRIALIKDKSASWLPVAGG; encoded by the coding sequence GTGCTGATTTATGCCATCCGCCACGGCCAGACGGACTGGAATGCCGAGGATCGTTTCCAGGGTGCCCGCGACATTCCGTTGAACGATGTCGGGCGCGCCCAGGCGCGGGGCAATGGCCGGCGGCTCGCCGAGGAACTCGGCAGCGCAATCACCGATTTCGACTTCGTCGCAAGCCCGCTCGGGCGAACCCGCGAGACGATGGAGCTGATCCGCGCGGAACTCGGTTTGCCGGTCTCGGACTACCGAACGGACGATCGCATCATCGAAGTCTGTTTCGGCGAATGGGAGACCCGCACGCTCGAGGAACTCTCGCTCGATCAGGCCGACGCCGTCGCACAGCGCGATGCCGACAAATGGCATTTCATTCCGCCTGGAAGTGACGCCGAGAGCTACGAAATCCTGTCCTGGCGCGTTGCGTCCTGGCTTTCGACCGTCGAGCGTCCGACGATCTGCGTCTGCCATGGCGGCGTCATCCGTTCGCTGTTCAAGCTGGTCGGCCAGTTGCCCGCCGAGGATGCGGTGGTCATGCCGGTGCATCAGGACCGCATCGCGCTCATCAAGGACAAATCCGCATCCTGGCTGCCCGTCGCCGGTGGTTGA
- the aroC gene encoding chorismate synthase, translating to MSHNTFGHLFRVTTFGESHGVALGCVVDGCPPGLKFTLAELQHWLDKRKPGQSRFVTQRREDDVVKVLSGVMPQEDRFTFLTTGTPIALVIENTDQRSKDYSEISRQYRPGHADYTYDVKYGVRDYRGGGRSSARETAARVAAGGIARKVLPDVRFRGALVQIGDRPINRRNWDWDCIDNNPFFAPDPEIVPVWEAYLDEVRKAGSSVGAIIEVVAEGVPAGLGAPIYAKLDQDICAGLMSINAVKGVEIGNGFLAATIRGEDNADEMRIGPDGKPIFLSNHAGGILGGISTGQPIVARFAVKPTSSILNERRSIDADGNEVDIRTKGRHDPCVGIRAVPIGEAMLACTIADHYLRDRGQTGQSRLVTDD from the coding sequence ATGTCGCACAACACTTTCGGCCATCTTTTCCGCGTGACAACCTTTGGCGAGAGCCACGGCGTCGCGCTTGGATGCGTGGTCGATGGTTGCCCGCCCGGCCTCAAGTTCACGCTCGCGGAACTCCAGCACTGGCTCGACAAGCGTAAGCCGGGACAATCGCGGTTCGTGACGCAACGCCGCGAGGACGACGTGGTGAAGGTCCTGTCCGGCGTCATGCCGCAGGAAGACAGGTTCACCTTCCTCACCACCGGCACGCCGATCGCGCTCGTCATCGAGAACACCGATCAGCGCTCGAAGGATTATTCGGAGATTTCCCGCCAATACCGGCCGGGTCATGCCGATTACACCTACGACGTCAAATACGGCGTGCGCGACTATCGCGGTGGCGGGCGCTCGTCGGCACGCGAAACGGCGGCACGGGTGGCAGCCGGCGGCATCGCCCGCAAGGTCCTGCCCGACGTGCGGTTTCGTGGCGCGCTCGTCCAGATCGGCGATCGTCCGATCAACCGGCGCAACTGGGACTGGGATTGCATCGACAACAACCCGTTCTTCGCGCCCGACCCGGAGATCGTGCCGGTCTGGGAAGCCTATCTCGACGAGGTCCGCAAGGCCGGCTCATCGGTCGGCGCCATCATCGAGGTTGTGGCCGAAGGCGTGCCGGCCGGGCTCGGCGCTCCGATCTACGCCAAGCTCGACCAGGACATCTGCGCTGGGCTGATGTCGATCAACGCCGTCAAGGGCGTGGAAATCGGCAACGGCTTTCTGGCAGCGACGATCCGCGGAGAAGACAATGCCGATGAAATGCGCATCGGGCCGGATGGCAAGCCGATTTTCCTTTCCAATCACGCTGGCGGCATTCTCGGCGGCATTTCCACCGGCCAGCCGATCGTGGCGCGCTTCGCCGTGAAGCCGACGTCGTCGATCCTGAACGAGCGCCGCAGCATCGATGCCGACGGCAACGAAGTCGATATCCGCACCAAGGGTCGCCATGACCCATGCGTGGGGATTCGCGCCGTTCCGATCGGCGAGGCCATGCTCGCCTGCACGATCGCCGATCACTATCTCAGGGACCGAGGACAGACCGGCCAGTCGAGACTTGTCACTGACGACTGA
- the ribB gene encoding 3,4-dihydroxy-2-butanone-4-phosphate synthase translates to MPYDQKRVVEALRAFEAGEIVVVTDDDGRENEGDLIVAAVHCTPEKMAFIVRHTSGIVCTPMTREDAKRFNLGPMVAENDAPHTTAFTVSVDYKHGTTTGISADDRTLTARNLANPNAGASDFVRPGHIFPLVAREGGVLMRSGHTEAAVDLCKLAGLPPIGVICELVNDDGTVMRGPQVEAFAQDKGLKQVSVADLIAYRQRKETLVKQNATFPIETPHGRAVAHSYSLPWDPMHHLAIVFGDIRDGEDVPVRLQVGSVQDVFGMPRPIDTYMERVAAHGRGVIVYLREGSVGVGHQNSGRAALGIEEHDEAKARENEWLEIGLGAQILKDLGITSIRLLASRERHYVGLEGFGIAITETEICS, encoded by the coding sequence ATGCCATACGATCAAAAACGAGTTGTCGAAGCGCTGCGCGCCTTCGAAGCCGGTGAAATCGTCGTCGTCACCGACGATGACGGGCGCGAAAACGAGGGCGACCTGATCGTCGCCGCGGTGCATTGCACACCCGAGAAGATGGCCTTCATCGTGCGCCACACATCCGGTATCGTCTGCACGCCGATGACCCGCGAGGACGCCAAGCGTTTCAATCTCGGGCCGATGGTCGCAGAAAACGATGCGCCGCACACGACGGCCTTCACGGTCTCGGTGGACTACAAGCACGGCACGACGACGGGGATTTCGGCCGACGACCGGACCCTGACGGCACGCAACCTCGCCAATCCCAACGCCGGCGCCTCGGATTTCGTGCGGCCCGGCCACATCTTCCCGCTGGTCGCACGCGAAGGCGGGGTGCTGATGCGCTCCGGCCATACGGAAGCGGCGGTGGACCTCTGCAAGCTGGCCGGCCTTCCCCCGATCGGCGTCATCTGCGAACTCGTCAACGACGACGGCACCGTCATGCGTGGCCCGCAGGTGGAGGCGTTCGCACAGGACAAGGGCCTCAAGCAGGTCTCCGTCGCCGATCTGATTGCCTATCGGCAGCGCAAGGAAACACTCGTCAAGCAGAACGCCACCTTCCCGATCGAGACGCCGCACGGGCGCGCGGTCGCGCACTCCTATTCGCTGCCCTGGGACCCAATGCATCACCTCGCCATCGTCTTCGGCGACATTCGCGACGGCGAGGACGTGCCGGTGCGGCTTCAGGTCGGATCCGTGCAGGACGTGTTCGGCATGCCGCGGCCCATTGATACCTACATGGAGCGCGTTGCCGCTCACGGACGTGGCGTGATCGTCTATCTTCGCGAAGGATCGGTCGGCGTCGGCCACCAGAATTCGGGACGCGCAGCGCTCGGCATCGAAGAACATGACGAAGCGAAGGCCCGCGAGAACGAATGGCTGGAAATCGGCCTCGGCGCCCAGATCCTGAAGGACCTCGGCATCACGTCGATCCGCCTGCTCGCCTCGCGCGAACGGCACTATGTCGGGCTAGAAGGCTTCGGCATCGCCATCACAGAGACAGAAATCTGCTCTTGA
- a CDS encoding histone deacetylase family protein, with translation MTTKLYTSPIFLEHLVPAGHPERPDRLRAVAAALEHENFDALVRVEAPLAPEEAVLLAHPETYLNRVRGSIPEEGMTQIDADTHASPRSLEAALTAVGAAMAAVDDVFTNKADNVFVASRPPGHHAEADKAMGFCLFNNAAIAARHAQRKYGCDRVAIIDWDVHHGNGTQDIFWNDPSVLYLSTHQMPLYPGTGALGETGTKGNIVNAPLSPNVGGDHFREAFKSRILPAIEDAMPDLIIISAGFDAHHRDPLAQINLVADDFDWATAKLMEIAERHSGHRIVSLLEGGYDLVGLAESAAIHIHRLMKG, from the coding sequence ATGACGACCAAGCTTTATACGAGCCCGATCTTCCTGGAGCATCTGGTGCCCGCCGGGCATCCCGAACGCCCAGACCGCCTTCGGGCAGTGGCCGCGGCGCTGGAGCATGAGAACTTCGATGCCCTCGTCCGGGTCGAGGCTCCGCTGGCGCCGGAAGAAGCGGTCCTGCTCGCCCATCCCGAGACCTATCTGAACCGGGTTCGCGGCAGCATCCCCGAAGAGGGCATGACCCAGATCGATGCCGACACCCATGCGAGCCCGCGCAGCCTTGAGGCCGCGTTGACGGCCGTCGGCGCCGCGATGGCCGCTGTCGACGACGTGTTCACCAACAAGGCCGACAACGTCTTCGTCGCGTCGCGCCCGCCCGGCCACCACGCCGAAGCGGACAAGGCAATGGGCTTCTGCCTGTTCAACAATGCCGCTATCGCCGCCCGCCATGCCCAGCGCAAATATGGCTGCGACCGCGTCGCGATCATCGATTGGGACGTGCATCACGGAAACGGCACCCAGGACATCTTCTGGAACGACCCGTCGGTGCTTTATCTCTCGACCCACCAGATGCCGCTCTACCCGGGCACCGGCGCGCTTGGGGAGACCGGCACGAAGGGCAATATCGTCAATGCCCCGCTCTCACCGAACGTGGGGGGCGATCATTTCCGCGAGGCGTTCAAATCGCGCATCCTGCCCGCGATCGAGGATGCGATGCCCGATCTGATCATCATTTCGGCTGGCTTCGACGCGCACCATCGCGACCCGCTGGCGCAGATCAACCTGGTTGCCGACGATTTCGACTGGGCGACTGCAAAGCTTATGGAGATTGCCGAACGCCACTCGGGCCACCGCATCGTCAGCCTGCTCGAGGGTGGCTATGATCTCGTGGGGCTGGCCGAGTCGGCGGCGATCCATATCCATCGACTGATGAAAGGATGA
- a CDS encoding exodeoxyribonuclease VII small subunit: MIMNAQPDAITEIAGLSFEQALAELERIVSDLERGDVPLDRSIAIYERGEALKKHCETLLKAAEDRVEKIRLDRNGKPTGVEPLDDA, from the coding sequence ATGATCATGAACGCGCAACCGGATGCCATCACCGAAATCGCGGGATTGAGCTTCGAGCAGGCTCTGGCCGAACTGGAGCGCATCGTTTCGGATCTGGAACGGGGCGATGTTCCGCTCGATCGCTCGATCGCCATCTATGAACGCGGCGAAGCCCTCAAGAAGCATTGCGAAACGCTGCTGAAGGCCGCCGAAGATCGCGTCGAGAAAATCCGGCTCGACCGGAACGGCAAGCCGACGGGCGTCGAGCCGCTGGACGACGCCTAA
- a CDS encoding bifunctional diguanylate cyclase/phosphodiesterase: MGLIATIQRQSRRSYLVSQFSLLGALSATSAIALSADATGSIVATSAAAMAAVGFSMFTLHHARRGVYRKLEHAHIADGERQRMMESDVMTGAVARRHFMECLDQAVRIKTGAPVTLMLIDIDHFKQLNDTLGHPAGDAALVHLSNCLRHQFKTGQVGRLGGDEFAILFIGTSEDEIARQTASLLQLIAKPFRHAGHDIALSVSIGTATSIDRAHDASGLFQNADLALYASKSAGRGHATTFEESMLQDRRRVRYLQRELRAAIYLDHLELHYQPVVDAQKQVKGFEALVRWRHPVRGLIPPIEFIPVAESSTLIDLLGEWVFTRACQDLARLGHLNVSINVSGEQLKRDNLVAMTERVLQQTGCAPQRIVYEITETAATDATPDVLRRLNKLRAMGIRLALDDFGTGHCGFNYLKTLPIDVIKIDRSYISNLGKDRLAQVLVSALTEVGRIQGVSVVAEGIETDEDFQLAKAAGCDRFQGYAICRPQPLEQIDLSNVDGVLAEAS, translated from the coding sequence ATGGGACTGATTGCAACTATCCAACGGCAGAGCCGTCGATCCTATCTGGTATCGCAGTTTTCACTTCTGGGGGCATTGTCGGCCACATCAGCCATCGCCCTATCTGCCGATGCTACCGGTTCCATCGTGGCGACCTCGGCAGCCGCGATGGCGGCGGTGGGCTTTTCCATGTTCACGCTTCATCATGCAAGGCGCGGTGTCTACCGCAAGCTGGAGCATGCGCACATCGCCGATGGCGAGCGGCAGCGCATGATGGAAAGCGATGTCATGACCGGTGCGGTAGCGCGACGGCATTTCATGGAATGCCTGGACCAGGCAGTGCGGATCAAGACAGGCGCGCCTGTAACCCTGATGCTGATCGACATCGATCATTTCAAGCAGCTCAACGACACGCTCGGACATCCGGCGGGCGATGCAGCGCTTGTTCATCTCAGCAATTGCCTTCGCCATCAGTTCAAGACGGGCCAAGTCGGGCGGCTGGGCGGCGACGAATTCGCGATCCTCTTCATTGGCACCTCCGAGGACGAAATCGCGCGCCAGACTGCGTCCCTGCTGCAACTAATCGCAAAACCCTTCAGGCACGCAGGGCACGACATCGCCCTCAGCGTTTCGATCGGCACTGCCACGTCGATTGATCGTGCCCATGATGCAAGCGGGCTTTTCCAGAATGCAGACCTGGCGCTTTACGCGAGCAAATCGGCAGGACGCGGGCACGCGACGACGTTCGAGGAGTCCATGCTGCAGGATCGCCGCCGCGTTCGGTATCTCCAGCGCGAGCTGCGAGCTGCGATCTATCTCGACCATCTCGAATTGCACTACCAGCCCGTGGTCGATGCTCAAAAGCAGGTGAAAGGCTTCGAAGCGTTGGTGCGCTGGCGCCATCCCGTGCGCGGCCTTATTCCTCCGATCGAATTCATTCCGGTGGCGGAATCATCGACATTGATCGATCTCCTGGGCGAGTGGGTCTTTACCCGCGCCTGTCAGGATCTGGCTCGGCTCGGGCACCTGAATGTCAGCATCAACGTCTCGGGTGAGCAATTGAAGCGCGACAATCTGGTGGCCATGACCGAGCGGGTTCTCCAACAGACAGGCTGCGCCCCGCAGCGCATCGTCTATGAAATCACCGAAACGGCAGCGACCGACGCAACGCCTGATGTGCTGCGCAGGCTGAACAAATTGCGCGCCATGGGCATCCGCCTGGCGCTCGACGATTTCGGCACCGGACATTGTGGCTTCAACTATCTGAAAACTTTGCCGATCGACGTCATCAAGATCGATCGCAGCTACATCAGCAATCTCGGCAAGGACAGGCTTGCGCAGGTGCTGGTTTCTGCGCTCACGGAAGTCGGCCGGATCCAGGGCGTGTCGGTCGTGGCAGAAGGTATCGAGACGGACGAGGATTTCCAGCTGGCCAAGGCCGCCGGCTGCGATCGCTTCCAGGGTTACGCGATCTGCCGCCCGCAGCCGCTTGAACAGATTGATCTTTCAAATGTCGACGGAGTGCTTGCCGAAGCCTCCTAA
- the dxs gene encoding 1-deoxy-D-xylulose-5-phosphate synthase — protein sequence MTQLPHTAKPETPLLDRVTWPADLKAIDDRQMPQLAKELRAEMVDAVSVTGGHLGAGLGVVELTLAIHKVFDTPEDRLIFDVGHQCYPHKIITGRRDRIRTLRQEDGLSGFTKRDESAYDPFGAAHSSTSISAGLGMAVASDLTGKNRHVIAVIGDGALSAGMAYEALNNAGALDARLIVILNDNDMSIAPPTGAMSAYLARLASGRTYMGIREFGKKLTAYLGRSVDRAITRAVEHARGYVTGGTLFEEMGFYHIGPIDGHSFDHLLPVLRNVRDNGRGPVLIHVVTQKGKGYPPAEAAADKYHGVSKFDVITGTQAKAKPNAPSYTNVFADALIGEARQDDRIVAVTAAMPDGTGLGKFANEFAARTFDVGIAEQHAVTFAAGMATEGLKPFVAIYSTFLQRGYDQVVHDVAIQNLPVRFAIDRAGFVGADGATHAGSFDTTYLATLPGFVVMAPADEAELKHMVRTAAAYDDGPIAFRYPRGEGVGIEMPERGEILPIGKGRIVKQGAKIALLSFGTRLADALLAAEDLDAAGLSTTVADARFCKPLDETMIAELASKHEVLITIEEGSVGGFGSHVLHYLSNEGLLDNGLKVRSLVMPDIFMDQAKPEVMVAKAGLDRKGIVDTVFRALGQDDVDLPAKA from the coding sequence GTGACGCAACTTCCCCATACCGCGAAACCGGAAACTCCGCTGCTCGACCGCGTGACATGGCCGGCCGACCTCAAGGCGATCGACGACCGCCAGATGCCGCAGCTTGCCAAGGAGCTTCGCGCGGAGATGGTCGATGCCGTTTCGGTCACGGGCGGACATCTCGGTGCCGGGTTGGGCGTGGTGGAACTGACGCTCGCCATCCACAAGGTGTTCGATACGCCGGAAGACCGCCTGATCTTCGATGTCGGCCATCAGTGCTATCCGCACAAGATCATCACCGGCCGGCGCGACCGCATCCGCACGCTGCGCCAGGAAGACGGGCTTTCCGGTTTCACCAAGCGGGACGAGAGCGCCTACGACCCCTTCGGCGCCGCCCATTCCTCGACATCGATCTCGGCCGGCCTTGGTATGGCGGTCGCCAGCGACCTGACGGGCAAGAACCGGCACGTCATCGCCGTCATCGGCGACGGCGCGCTGTCAGCCGGCATGGCTTATGAAGCGCTGAACAATGCCGGCGCACTCGATGCGCGGCTCATCGTCATCCTCAACGACAACGACATGTCGATCGCGCCGCCGACCGGCGCCATGAGCGCCTATCTGGCGCGTCTGGCGTCGGGCCGGACCTATATGGGCATCCGCGAATTCGGCAAGAAGCTGACGGCCTATCTCGGCCGATCGGTCGACCGCGCCATCACACGCGCCGTCGAGCACGCCCGCGGCTACGTGACCGGTGGGACGCTGTTCGAGGAGATGGGCTTCTATCACATCGGCCCGATCGACGGTCATTCCTTCGACCACCTGCTGCCTGTCCTGCGCAATGTGCGCGACAACGGGCGCGGGCCGGTGCTCATTCACGTCGTCACCCAGAAGGGCAAGGGCTACCCGCCGGCCGAAGCGGCTGCCGACAAATATCACGGCGTTTCCAAATTCGATGTGATCACCGGCACCCAGGCAAAAGCCAAACCGAATGCACCGAGCTACACGAACGTTTTTGCCGATGCTCTGATCGGCGAAGCGCGACAGGACGATCGGATCGTCGCGGTGACCGCCGCCATGCCGGACGGCACTGGGCTCGGCAAATTCGCCAATGAATTTGCTGCGCGTACTTTCGATGTCGGCATCGCCGAGCAACACGCCGTCACCTTCGCAGCCGGAATGGCGACGGAAGGGCTCAAGCCATTCGTGGCCATCTATTCGACATTCCTGCAGCGCGGCTACGACCAGGTCGTGCACGACGTTGCCATCCAGAACCTGCCAGTCCGCTTTGCCATCGACCGCGCCGGCTTCGTCGGTGCCGACGGCGCCACGCATGCCGGTTCCTTCGACACGACCTATCTGGCGACCCTGCCGGGCTTCGTCGTCATGGCGCCTGCCGATGAAGCCGAACTGAAGCACATGGTGCGAACGGCTGCTGCCTATGACGACGGCCCGATCGCATTCCGCTATCCACGTGGCGAGGGTGTCGGGATCGAGATGCCTGAGCGTGGCGAGATCCTGCCGATCGGCAAGGGTCGCATCGTCAAGCAGGGCGCCAAGATCGCGCTTCTCTCGTTCGGGACACGGCTTGCAGACGCGCTGCTTGCGGCGGAAGACCTCGATGCCGCCGGCCTGTCGACGACGGTCGCCGATGCCCGCTTCTGCAAGCCGCTGGACGAAACGATGATCGCCGAGCTTGCATCCAAGCACGAGGTGCTGATCACCATCGAGGAAGGCTCCGTCGGCGGCTTCGGCTCGCATGTGCTGCACTATCTGTCGAACGAAGGCCTGCTCGACAACGGGCTCAAGGTGCGTTCGCTCGTCATGCCCGACATCTTCATGGATCAGGCCAAGCCCGAGGTGATGGTCGCCAAGGCCGGGCTCGATCGCAAGGGCATCGTGGACACTGTCTTCCGGGCGCTCGGCCAGGATGACGTCGACCTTCCTGCGAAGGCCTGA
- a CDS encoding histidine kinase dimerization/phosphoacceptor domain -containing protein, which produces MLDRTETLRASPAKRWLFAVIAFGLAFGARFWLEERLPPGFPYLTFFPAVILTTFFVGLAPGIAVGVASFFAAWFFFIAPIGSFELNGPAIIALAFFVAIVTVDVLLIHWMHVALDRLKREQMVSHRHAEERDVLFKEMQHRVSNNLAVVSALLNAQKRSLPEGEAATALAQAATRVNLVARMQRELYDPAHQSLDFAAYLKALGPDILEAMGARHVTYDAQVTAIDVSSDMAVPLGLIATELISNSVEHAFAQKRQGTISVNLAQVDGSDGAYVMRVRDDGPGWPDAFKPDTSRNLGMRIVMSLAQQIGGQFSYHNDGGAVSSLAFRIDGRKA; this is translated from the coding sequence ATGCTCGATCGCACCGAAACGCTTCGGGCGAGCCCTGCAAAGCGGTGGTTGTTTGCGGTTATCGCTTTCGGCCTCGCCTTCGGCGCTCGTTTCTGGCTGGAAGAGCGCCTGCCGCCGGGCTTCCCGTATCTGACGTTTTTCCCTGCGGTGATTCTCACGACTTTCTTCGTGGGGCTCGCGCCCGGCATCGCGGTTGGCGTTGCTTCGTTCTTCGCGGCCTGGTTCTTTTTCATCGCGCCGATCGGAAGCTTCGAGCTGAACGGTCCGGCGATCATCGCACTCGCGTTTTTCGTGGCGATCGTGACGGTGGATGTGCTTTTGATCCATTGGATGCACGTGGCGCTCGATCGGCTGAAGCGAGAGCAGATGGTGTCACACCGGCATGCTGAAGAGCGCGACGTTCTCTTCAAGGAAATGCAGCACCGCGTTTCCAACAACCTGGCCGTCGTCAGCGCGCTGTTGAATGCGCAGAAGCGATCTTTGCCGGAAGGCGAGGCGGCAACCGCGCTCGCCCAGGCCGCCACGCGGGTCAATCTCGTGGCACGCATGCAGCGCGAGCTTTACGACCCCGCGCATCAGAGCCTCGACTTTGCCGCGTATCTCAAGGCGCTCGGACCGGACATCCTGGAAGCGATGGGCGCGCGCCATGTCACCTACGATGCGCAGGTCACCGCGATCGACGTTTCGTCTGACATGGCGGTGCCGCTCGGACTGATCGCGACCGAACTGATCTCGAATTCGGTCGAACATGCCTTCGCGCAGAAGCGGCAGGGCACGATCAGCGTGAACCTTGCTCAAGTGGACGGATCGGATGGCGCCTATGTTATGCGCGTCAGGGACGATGGGCCGGGCTGGCCGGACGCTTTCAAGCCGGATACGTCGCGTAATCTCGGCATGCGTATCGTGATGTCGCTTGCCCAGCAGATTGGCGGCCAGTTCAGCTATCACAACGATGGCGGCGCCGTTTCGAGCCTTGCCTTCCGGATCGATGGCCGCAAGGCCTGA